The sequence below is a genomic window from Thermocrinis sp..
TCCCACATTGGGCCGTCCCCCCAACCTCTAAGGGAACTAACCTTCTCCTCACCCTGTCCCACGCCCCTTCCACCAATAAAGACTTCAGAGGAGAAAGGTCCCTTGGCAAAACCTCTCCAAGAACAGGGAAGAGGATGGCTACCTTCAGAACTTGCCAAACCTTGTTTCCTTTGACTGCCTTTGAACCTATGTTTATCAAAGTCCCCTGTCTTTTCTCTTTCCGCTCTCTTTTTAGCTTTTCTCTTGTTTCACACGTAAGGTGGTTTCTGCAGAGCTTTTCAAAAAGGGCTTTACCGCCAAGAATGACTTTTTTATCCGTTGGATACTGCTTAGCTTTGTAGATAGCAGAGTCTATGTATATGGCGGACGATTGTTTGCGCATTAGCTGAAAAAGCTTTTTTCTGTCTGAACTGTTGAGTTGGAGTTTAAATTCCAAGCTTACGTACATCTTAAGTTTTATTATAGTACTTAGCACTGTCTGAAAGATTTTTTTGAAAAGCCTCGAATTGTTTGCATGCTTTTTAATATAATCTTTCTCGGACATGCATATTCTGGTGATTGGTCTGGGAAACATGGGAAAGAAATATCTACTAAAACTGGAAGAACTTGGGAAAGCACCAGTATTGTGCGATAAAGATCCAAACAAAGCAATAGACGATTACCCCTTTTATTGCCATTTGGATGAAGTGCAGGAGGACATAGGAGCGGTAATAATAGCAGTAGATCCTAAGGACCATGTTAAGCTCGCGAGAGATTTTTTAGATAAGGGGGTTCCTGTGCTTCTTGAGAAGCCCCCAGCTTTGACCTACTTAGAGTTTATACAAATATACCATTATCCCAACCTTTACATCTCTGAGATAGAGAGCTTTTCAGCGTGTTTGAACTACTTTCCAAAGAACGTGAAAACTCTGAGTATTGAAAGACTTGGTAAAGGAAAGGGATATATTTCTCCCCTTTGGGACCTTGCTTGGCACGACTTATATCTACTTCAGAGATTTTTTAAGGAGATAGAAGTTGAGAGTTTAAAGGTGGGTGATGTGTGGGAGTTAAAAGGGAAAGCTGACGGCGTTGATTTTACTATAAGGGTTGCTTGGGAGCATCCAAGCCCAGCCAGGAGGTGGATAATAAACGATGGTTCTTTGTTGCTTGACTTTGCAAAGGAAGAAGTTTGGGAGAATGGGAATCTAATACACAAAGGCAATACGGATAAACTGGGTGCTATGTTAAAAACCTTTCTATCGGGTAGATTTGACGGTAAAAGCAGGGAAAGAGCATTAAAGAACATTATCCTTTTAGAAGGGATAAAATACTAAGCATGCCTTGGCTTTTGAGGATTAAAAGAAAGTTTAACGCCGCGCACTTTTTAACAAACTACCACGGCAAACCTGAACCTCTACACGGTCATACATGGACCGTGGAGGTGTATATAAGAGTGGATAGTTTAGACGAGGGGGGCATGGGAAAGGACTTTGTGGAGGTGGAAAACTTTTTAAAGGAGGTCTTACCAGACTACACGCTTTTAAACGACATTTTTGACTTTTCCCCCAGTGCGGAGAATGTGGCAAGATGGCTCTACCAAAAGGTAAAAGAAAGATACCCA
It includes:
- a CDS encoding Gfo/Idh/MocA family oxidoreductase, which produces MHILVIGLGNMGKKYLLKLEELGKAPVLCDKDPNKAIDDYPFYCHLDEVQEDIGAVIIAVDPKDHVKLARDFLDKGVPVLLEKPPALTYLEFIQIYHYPNLYISEIESFSACLNYFPKNVKTLSIERLGKGKGYISPLWDLAWHDLYLLQRFFKEIEVESLKVGDVWELKGKADGVDFTIRVAWEHPSPARRWIINDGSLLLDFAKEEVWENGNLIHKGNTDKLGAMLKTFLSGRFDGKSRERALKNIILLEGIKY
- a CDS encoding 6-carboxytetrahydropterin synthase; this encodes MPWLLRIKRKFNAAHFLTNYHGKPEPLHGHTWTVEVYIRVDSLDEGGMGKDFVEVENFLKEVLPDYTLLNDIFDFSPSAENVARWLYQKVKERYPSVEKVVVWETENCGAEYFEV